A stretch of Triticum dicoccoides isolate Atlit2015 ecotype Zavitan unplaced genomic scaffold, WEW_v2.0 scaffold202942, whole genome shotgun sequence DNA encodes these proteins:
- the LOC119345069 gene encoding cysteine-rich receptor-like protein kinase 41, producing MGDETLLERILNGDEEPKDLPLALLQSITNDFSDDRKIGQGGFGAVYKGELQNGIIVAVKRIEVNQITIDDVSFRREFNSLMNTNYQNVVRFLGFCSNTHHTSRKEAGEINLVSVRERLLCFEYIRNGCLDKHITYELRGLEWEPRYAIISGICKGLCYLHEEFFLFIWILNRQIYYLMIIWFQKLLILGCQDQMKCRILRVNVLEHQDISLQNTRKMAKLHSSVTYTVWVS from the exons ATGGGGGACGAAACCCTGCTGGAGCGTATACTCAATGGAGACGAGGAACCCAAGGATCTGCCATTAGCACTCTTACAAAGCATCACGAACGATTTCTCCGACGACAGAAAAATTGGTCAGGGTGGATTTGGAGCGGTTTACAAG GGTGAACTCCAAAATGGGATTATTGTTGCTGTCAAGAGGATTGAAGTCAACCAAATCACAATTGATGACGTGTCATTTCGCCGTGAGTTTAATAGCCTGATGAACACCAACTATCAAAATGTAGTCCGGTTTCTTGGCTTCTGTTCTAATACACATCATACATCGAGAAAAGAGGCGGGAGAAATTAACCTTGTAAGCGTAAGAGAAAGATTGCTCTGTTTTGAGTACATCCGCAATGGATGTCTTGATAAGCATATTACTT ATGAATTAAGGGGACTTGAATGGGAACCACGTTATGCAATAATCTCTGGAATTTGCAAGGGTCTGTGTTATCTTCACGAGGAATTTTTTTTATTCATATGGATCTTAAACCGCCAAATATATTACTTGATGATCATATGGTTCCAAAAATTACTGATTTTGGGTTGTCAAGATCAAATGAAATGTCGCATACTACGGGTCAACGTTTTGGAACACC AGGATATCTCGCTCCAGAATACGAGAAAGATGGCAAAACTTCATTCAAGTGTGACATATACAGTTTGGGTGTCATAA